In Rutidosis leptorrhynchoides isolate AG116_Rl617_1_P2 unplaced genomic scaffold, CSIRO_AGI_Rlap_v1 contig572, whole genome shotgun sequence, the genomic window GCCGAGTGCGCGCAGGTCGGCCTCATGATCGTGAGCAAAGCTGTCATGTCCAACGGCATGAGCAACCTCGTCTTCGTCTTCTACTCCAACGCCTTCGCTTCTCTCATCTTGCTTCCTGCCTCCCTCATCTTCCACAGGTCCCCCCcccctccctctctctctctcgttGCATTGCATGCCTTTCTATCTGGTAATCGTGAGGTTACCGGCGTTTCTATCGGTCGATTGTCACGAGGCTTTTCCCCCATCGTTTGCAGGTCGGGACGTCCTCCATTGACTCCATCACTCGTTCTTCAGTTCTTCGTGCTCGGCCTCCTTGGGTAAGCTCGGAGTGAACTGCTTCGATTGGCTTCGAATAGGAAAATCTTTACGTGCCTTCGTTTGTCTTTCGGTCAATTCCTACTGTTTAGATGGATTTTTGTTGATGCTGGGTTTTGCCTTCGGTGTTCTCTCTTTTTTCTTATATACAGTTGCTTGGCACAGATACTTGGGTACGCTGGGATCAATTACAGCTCGCCCACGCTCGGCTCGGCCTTGCTCAACCTCGTCCCGGCTTTCACCTTCGTACTTGCCATCATTTTCAGGTCACTATAGTAGTTTTGATTGGCTTAGTGCTTCTTTATCGCTCAGTTCTTCGCCCGTCATATGCAGTGAACTAGTGGATTTTCAAGTATAACTTTGGCCTATCTCATATGTACCTTGATCATTGTATGCTTTTGGTTGCAACCGAGGGACGGGAAAAGGAGTGGGGAGTACCGCTTGTCTTGAAAGAGGCGTGCCGACTGCTAGGAGCGCATTGTGAGGTCGTTAACCGTGGAGCCAGATATCATTTTAAGCATTCCATTGCCTTGTTCTTTCTTCATTTTATGATTGTAAAATGTTCTCTTTGGTAGTTTTGTTTCGAAATTGCCAACGAAGTGCAAAATTGGCTACTGACTAACTAAATAAAGTTCGTAATACAATTACACTTCCAGCTTATAACCTGGATTCCTAAAGCCTGAGTTAGGTTAGAGAGTATAGTATGCCCATAATACATAAGATCAATTTGTTCCAATTACTTTTCCTTAATGTGCTCCCGAATTTAGGGGTGCCACTTAATAGGTGAATTGATGAAAATTATGCTGGGAAAGTTATCTTAAATATGCAGTTCCTAAGTAGATTGTCTTCTTTTCCAGTGCCATAGGTAAGCTCTTGTCTACATAGCTTGCACTGAAAACATCGAATCATGAACTGAGGGGTCGACCATTCTGTGAAGTTGTTTGGCTTGTTGCTCTTGGTTTATTCATGCTATATAGCTTCCATGTTTGATATCCTGTTAAGGATTCTTCCGCCTCTCTTGGCTTGAAAAAATAAACAGTCCTTGCTAGGTATTCAGACCGGGAACAAGTAATATTGAAATTTTTATATGCTAGAATGCAAAAATGGTGGACTGGATTTCTTGGAGTAACCATCCGTGCACACTTCCCTTAGTAGTACATGAAAGATTGGTACACTtgaggattctggtaatttcatgtTGTCTCGCCTGCTGATTAATAATTATGTGATTGGTGCTTCAGATTGGAGGGATTAGACTGGAGCAGTTCAAGTAGCTTGGCCAAGTGTGCTGGAACCATAGTGTGCATTGCTGGTGCATTTGTCGTCACTTTGTACAAGGGGCCAGCTATTGTGACGACATCAACATCCTCTCTATCAAACTTGCATAATGAAGTTTTCAATTTGCATCATAAACTTCTGACACCAGAGTCAAACTGGGTTCTAGGAGGTTTGTTTCTTGTAGCTGATTGTGTGATGACTTCATCATGGCTCATTGTACAGGTAAGGTCTAGAGGAAACTAAATTGAAGTCACACTTAGTCAAACCATATTGAGTCTAAATAGTTAGCCTTCTGCTTTTAATGCTTCCAGGCATCAGTGCTGAAAAAATATCCAGCAGAGTTGATTATAGTCTTCTTCTACTGCTTCTTTGTGGCCATCCAGTCTGCCGCCATATCTTTCTTTGTGGAACGAAAGTCAAGTGCTTGGAGCTTAAAGGACAACATGCGGTTGATGGCGGTTCTTTACTCGGTAGGGTCATCTGCCGAAATATTTTTCTGTGCTAAATTTGGAGCTTGATTGACTTATACTATAGAAGCTTATCCCTATCGTATTAAATGTTTATTTTTAACTTATTCTGTCTTTGTTTCATGTACTGGAGCAATTTTGCTCCAGGTaaccatttttttttgttttcatttCATGTAGTGTAGCGATTTTGCAAGGATATTGGTGCTGTGGCTCCGTTTGTAGCAGATTTGCAGTTGTTTATTGCCATGACATCACTTTCTACCTGTGTTTTCTTTCGCAAAATTAGTTGGTAACTTTAGGTTTATGATGTAGGCCGTTTTTGGCTCTGCTTTCCAAGTTGGTGTAAGTACATGGTGCCTGCACAGAACGGGACCTGTCTTTGTATCAATGTTCAAGCCCCTGGGGATCGTCATCGCAGCTGTTGCGGGTGTTCTATTTTTGGGTGATAACTTTTATCTTGGAAGGTATTTCTAATCTATGCACTTGCTTTAATCGAACTTTGTGATGCCCATGTGTTCAATGCTGCTGTTCTTGCAACTGATAGCTTTCCCTTTCTTCTATAATTTAATTTTATGTTAGTAACCATGACAGCTTCATAAGTTACATGTTTCATCTTTGCAGTTTGGTAGGATCGGTGGCAATTGCTGTTGGATTTTATTCTGTGATGTGGGGTAAAGCCAAAGAAGAGAAAAAGGATCTTGTTATCTCAGTGGGTGATGTGAAACTAAACAAGAAAAAGGTCCCTCTTTTGCAAACTATTGTTGAAGAGATGTAAGTATTTAGCAAAACTTTTGTTTCTGGCCATGTAAATTGTGATGAAAGAAGAAATTCCTTTGGACAGAAAATGATACTTGATCCATACATAAAGATGTAAGTTGTCTACATCAGAAAGGTATTGGCAGCTTCTCTATCCTGTACTGGGTTTCAAGGATATTTATGTGAAACACAGAACTGAAGAAAGTAATAAAAAAAGTGCCCCTTTTGTTAAACCTGGCTATTGGCTGGAGTTAATTGACGCCAGAAGGTCAAATTCATAGAGAGGCGGTTATGACTCTGTCGTCCCAAGGGCCATATAGCTTGCCTCTTAGCTGCATTGATGACATGACAAGAAGGAGGCTCCTCAACTCAaagcttttctttttctttttcaattaTCCGCAATCTAGATCACACTATTGCCTGCTGTGGTATAATATAGTGTCTAAGATGATCTATGTACTTCATGCTTGATTACTGCCACTTTTTGCTAGAATGCATATTGTGGTTATAAACTGAAATGGTTGTGTTCAAAATCGTCGTAAATTCTTGCTGCAAATATGAAAAGATAGCATCATGGTTGATCTTCGTGGCTCACAATTCTTGTCATGGTCAGTGTATGTGTTAGGTAACTAGCGGAAATTCATTAGGCTGGGATCATAGGCTAATGTTGGTTCAGTCAGCGTAGAATTCTTAAGTAGATTGTATCGCAGAGGTAAAGTGTGACTTGGACCATTTTCTCCTAGGTTCACCTTGCAATTGGTGGATATTGGCAACAAAGGAAGAGAGATTTACTTCTGAATTTGATTATTTCTGTTTGAGTTGAATGCCTTGCACAATCTTTGTCCCGGCTGACATTTCTTATTGAGAAAGAAGTAGCTTTAGCAATTAACGATTATTCTTTAAAATTAAGGTGTTAGGGGTGTCACCCCCTATATCAATATAATGTCTGGCTTTTCTTTTGCCCTTTTATTTTCAGTATACTGATACTGATTCTGCCGCTTCCGAGCCAGAAGAGACAATCTCGGCATCTCTTCTGTCCTTGATTCAAAAAAGTCGGTATTAGGCATGTATATAGTATCTAGCTAATTTTATTGTACGCGCAACAATGTTTAAGTTTTAGCGGGATTTTTTAAGAAAGAGATGCTCATCCAAAGAACAAGATCAATGCACCTGTGGTCGATATTTACTTTTAAGTTGTTTTAACATGCCAATCGGTTAGGCTTTGTGTAATCGTGCATGCTTGTGTAATCATACGTATATCTGTGATGATGCATGCCCATTCCCTGCTTCCTTTTTCCTGTGACCAAAAAAAATTGAATCTGTTGACGTTTCAAAAGAATTTTGTCCTATTGATGGATATGTATCTTTGTGTCAGAAGCTTATCTTTTAGTGACAGTTTATCATGAATGTTATTGCATTTCTTGACCATTTAGGTAAAAGCTATAGTTTCGTCACATTATGAGATCCGTTTTTTCCCTCTGAATGAATGATGTCCATAGACTGCCTTGCAGTGTCATGCTAAATATAAATTGTGTGGAGCTGTCCCCAAAACATGGGAGGCACGATCATGCTGAGTCTTCTGCAGTATTATTAGTATTCCTACAGTGTGGCTTCTATTCTTATCATACCCACTATTCCTGTTGAGTCCCAGACATATGTTGAACGAAGTTCGAACTGGCTCCTAATGCCTTTGAGGGGTCGATTGCTTTGCATTTGTCTCTTGTTCCTGAAAATGAAGAGACTGGCTGTATACGGTGTGGTCTTTTAGCTGCATTCAGCTTCTTTGCCCCGCTCGGCCGCATGAGAGGGTGACTTTGCTTTTGCTGCAAAAATTGCACGTCAGCTTCTTGGCCAAATCAAACAGGCACTTTAGTGTTTTCAAAGGGTCGACTTTAGAATCGGCCAAAAAGTAGAGTCTGGTTACCTATGATGCCCATCTTATAGGAGATTCTCGTATATGATTGATTTTTCTTATTCATATAATTGAGGAGACTACTGACCTGTCTAGTCTCTCCCCTATTACGGCGAGGCAACGACTCATGCATGAAAAAAAGAGGGAGGGGGCAAAAGAGAGAACCCCAGAAAATTGGGAAAAGAAACAAGGGGGCAGACTCAACTGCTGCATCCGATCGTGTAGTTTGTCAATGAGGTGATGTTGATTGGAGAGTGCCAATGATTAGTGCGCGCAAGTGAATGTGTAGCTGGTTAGATCCCGGAATTGACAACGGTATGGGATAAGATACGGCTGGAATTGATGACTGGTTGGGGTTGCTTTCTGGGCAATGGAGAGTCGGGGAATCATGGCTAGGGAGCTTTGCTTTGATTGAACATGAACTTCAACTTTCAAAACACATCTGATTATGCATTGGCTAGCGACCAAACCCGTAATCATACATGCTCTTTCAAGAACATTCTCTGCTCATACAAGATGTCGTCAATTCAATTTTTAAGCAAATGCTGTGGATTCATTTGTGACCAAAAATCGACTTCGAATTCTTTCGATCTCATTATGGGGGACCCGGAGAAATCGCGTGGTTAGGGGAGTAGCTGATCCTGCTAAGTCCAGAAAGAATAATAATTAATTAACCAATGATTCAGGCTTAAATGGGCAGCACGAGATGTCAGTGGACCACGGATGAGGAAGAGGAGCTCATCTTAATTTGAGATACTCAAGTTAGAtgtcgaaataatatatatatatatatatatatatatatatatatattgacgtgTCAAAAATATTGAGTTTGACAAAAGATCAAAAGTATGTTGATTCACCCCCAAACTAAAAAAAGAAAAAGCAAGTTGGCCGGCCCCGAGGACATGGGATGGGACCTTTTTGAATGTGAACCACTAACACACCCCTATAGAGAATTATAAAACTAACGTATGGTCCCTGGATCTATTTAATTCGATAATTTTAGTAAAATCGTCGAGAATTGCCGCGTCTCCGTCAGGATTACCGAAGGGACCATGTGACAAATTGGACACCAGACGTGTTGTGCTCAAGTCTTTCCCAAAACAAAATCAAGGGCAAAAGGGCAAAAGAGAAACTTGTGGCCTCGCGATTTATTTTTCATGCAATGATCGGACGTTGACGCAAACGAGTAGCGTTTTCTCCCTCTCAGTACCCTCACAACTCCTCATGCAATGATCGGACGTTGACGCAAACGAGTAGCGTTTTCTCCCTCTCAGTACCCTCACAACTCCTCAAAGGGTtgctctctctctctcctctctctctctatttTTTACATGTTGATGTGGGCATTCTCAGATAAAGGCCAAGGACATGGACGTGGAGTTCCAGTCTCTCCGTGGGAGCTACACCATGCTCTAGCTAGAGCAACGCATGTATATAACTCGTGCCTGAATTGTGCATTGATCTTGAGATTGTTTCGTTCATCTATTCTTATTTAGAATCCTTCCAATCGAAGAGAGGACGAAGGTCTCGGCTTACTAGCTAGAGAGAGCGAGAGATGAGGGATGAGATGGAGGTGACGAGGGACGGTAAAGCGATGGAAGTGGCCCGGTGTGTGGTGATGGTGATCGTGGAGGGTTGCACCATCGGATTGACCATCTTGGCGAAGACGGCCATGTCGAACGGCATGAGCCCTTTCGTCTTCGTCCTCTACACGAATGCTCTCGCTTCCCTCATCCTCCTCCCCTATTCCTTCGTCTTCCACAGAGACAGGTCGTGTGCGTGTTTTGTGTTTTGTGACAATCAGTTTGTTTTGTGTAGGGATCTTTTCCCATGTAATCATATAATAATTTGACGCGGGGCGCTTGCTGGTTGTCTATATGTTTTGGCTTGCAGAACAGGGGAAGCAGCCATCGCCCCGACTCTACTCTTGCGTCTCTTCTTCTTGGGTTTAACTGGGTTCGCTCTCTCCCCTCCTGATCCTTGTCTCTTCCCTCCTCTGTATGCTAGATGCACTTCTGAGGTCTTAGACACCAAATTACAATCTCAACATTTCTTCTCCCCTTATGTTCTTGCTTTCTTTTCTTGTTTGAAAGACGTAGTTGCTATCATATAAGGGCAATCGATTTTAGAGTAAGTTCTAACCCAAACCTATCTTGACATCTGGAATTGGATCAGGCGAGGTTTCCTAGTTTGTAGAAATATGAACCGGCCCCATTTGGTCTTGGAATCAAACCGACCCGTTCAGTCCAATTCTAGAGTCGGTGCTGAAACTATTTATTccttttttaaagttttaattttttGGTTTCTTCTATTCTCTACATCTTGAACTCCAAATGTTTTCGTTTGCCCCTTCCATATGCATCTTCTTGGTTAAAGAGCTACAAGTGGAGTTTCCCAACATTAAAAGGACAAAAAAGagcattattttttatttttcgttaAAAAAATCTTTACATGATCTAATTGATGATCGACCAATCTCCCCCTGGATTTTATACTTATTACTCTATCACATGGCATCATATAAACatatgttgaaaaataaaagaatGCATTTATATGGACAGTAATTACTCTATTTCTCTTGAAGATAAAAAAGAAATGCAAGACAAGCATATATATTCTATAAGTCAAAAAAGAATTATAAAAAGACATATTAGTCCAGTCTAATTTGGACGGTTCAGTTCTGCACTTGAAATTGGGAGCGGATCAGGAATCACTGATTCCAATTTTGCAAAATCGAGAATCATTCAGAACAGGCTAGATCAGTCCAATTCTTCAATTAGAACTAGGGGTGAGCATGGTCCAGATAGACAATTCCTACCCTAAAATTGGGAACCACCCACTaagaattggttttgaaaaattggaACTGAGAATCACCTATTGATTCCATGGATTTGCCTGAGAACCAAACTACCGGTCCGATCCATTCTAGGTAGATCCATGAAACTAGTCCCACCAAACTTCACGCACTTGGTGTGACATTTTCCAGCAAGCTAAAGCAAAAAACAAAGAACTTCCACATTCTTAGTTGCAATATCAATTAAAGATTGAACTCATATTAAAAAGTTAAGAGTCAAGATAGTAAAATAATTTAGACGAAATAAGAATGAAACAAGACAAACACTTAATTAGTGGATGTTAAGCTCCAAATTAAGGGTTTTAAGATTTTCATTTTTCTTAAAAAAATTTTTGGTTGGAAACTTTtcttaaaaattaaatatatatgtatatattactaGTTTGATCTAGATAGGCGGGTGGGCGGTTCCACATTTAAAATCGAAAATTGAACCAATACTCACGGGTTCCAATACATTAGAACTGAGAACTGAACCAATTTCCTTGGGAATTGCCGATTCCGGGCCAGTCTGGTTTGGTTCCTAGGTAGTTCGGATGGTTCTTAGTTTTTTGGCGCACTCCTAGTTGGAACTGACCTTCTCACCTTGTGGTCTACACCTAATTGTTGCTTGGCGGCTCAAAGGGCTTGAGAGGCCCTCCAATCACTGGACCAAACTCTGCAGAGTTTTTCGGTCCAAATTCAAGGAAAGTTTGAGTTGGGAGGACTTGGACATGTCAGCTCTTCTTTACGGGCGAGCTCAGCCTCGTCAGGCTGATCCAAGCCAGAAGTTATATATACACCTTCTTTGTAGATGTTACATCTGGCAGTGGTGGCGTCAGTGAGGCTTCCAAGGCTTGAAGTTGGGGTTTGGCTCGACACTGCTCTTGGTAATCTACGAAAGGCTGGTTCAAGCGCCAACCAGCCAAGCCATTTCACCAGGCCACAGTCCGATTCACCCCTTTCGCTCAATCAATATCTAATCTGCTTCAGTACCTGTAGGGGCTAAATTGGTGGTCTTCATTCCTGGAATGTTCTTTGTTGTGGTGCTTTGCGTAGACCGTGTGTAGTATGGACCGATAGTCATTAGCTCTTGAAAGTCTATGAGATAGACTCGATATATGTACCTTGAAGTTTGACAAGTGGGAACCAATTTAAAATGGACGTGTTAGATCAATACATAACTCTCTCCTCTCTTTTGGTCCACGAAGGCATTGAGAATGAAGGGTAACCTGTTACTGATGTGTTCTTGCAGGATAACCATAACTCAGTACCTCGCCTTCATCGGCCTAGATTTCAGTTCTCCGATTCTTGTTTGTGCAATGGGACACTTGGTTCCGACATTTTCCTTCCTCTTGGCCTTACTACTCAGGTCTTCACCGTTTCTAAACCGTTAAGTtctttctctgtctgatatttaatGTGATGATCTTATTTCAGAGTCCTGAGCAAATAAGGATTGCTGGTAGTTCATAAAGGTGCACCTCTGGAAATTAAATAGTGACTGAACTATACTTTACCAATATTAGGACGACAAAGCTAGACTGGAGAAGCTCAAGCATCCAAGCGAAAGTAATCGGTACCTTTATTTCAGTTGTGGGGGCAGTATTTGTTGATCTCTATAAGGGACCTGTCGTCAGTAGATCTTCAGTTTCGTCCCCCGATCGACTTCAATATCAGCAACTACTCATCTACTCCTCAACGCCTGAGCATTGGGCTGTTGGTGGCATTTTGCTCGCTGGTGCATCTTTATCTGTCTGTATATGGAACATCATTCAGGTACCGCTTCATTCCTTAATAAAACTCCAACAGTTTATTCAGCCACAAAATTGAAAAGTAGATAAACGTCTTGTATGTTCTTTTGCATGCTTTATAATAATGTTGCTTTATTTGTCAGGTTGGAACATTGACGCAATACCCACAAGTGATGAAGGTGGTATCTTTCTACAGTTTAGTTGGGACTCTTCAATGTGCAGTAGTCTCTTTTACTGTAGAGAGAAACCTAAGCGCATGGAAGCTAAAACTGGATTTGAAGCTTCTCTTGATAATTTCAACCGTAAGTACACAGCTACTTGTACTCACTCAGTATCATTTACAAAAAGCATAAATTTACAGAAattaaagaaataaaaataaaaatgctcATGTCATGATGCCCTCTGACTATAACTTATACATGCCACAGGCGATTTTCGGAGGAGTAATTCGGCCCCAAGTTCAAATATGGTGCACTCAAGCAAAGGGTCCTTTCTATGTTCCCATGTTTAAGCCGTTTGGGATCCTGTATGCATGCTTCTTCGCTGTTTGCTTCTTTGCAAATAGCCTTCATTATGGAAGGTAAAACTCATGTCTTGTTGTCACCCCAAATGACTTTCAAAGGTTATTGATGCAACTGCGTGAGGCTTGAAACGACCTAAAAATTAGTCCAGGAGAGGAATTTGAATATTCATTTCATTACAAATTGGGAACTTGAAAACACAGAACCTAGCACATTTTTGCCTGCAGAGACTTTCTCTGTTTCTATTCCATCAATAACACATTACAATGGGAAGCTCAAAAGATTCAAAGAGTGCACATATCCTTCCATTACAGAGGCAGGAATTGGGCACATGCTGCTTGTATCTTTTCTTTCATGTGATCTTCACCAATTCAGAGGACTAAAGTATAGATTCATGCTAGGGCTTGCCTTGCACTCTCATCAATTATTCAGCTCATCATTGCAAAAGTGCGAGAAATTAACTGCCTGAGCCTTGGTTGTGATATATCTTTGTAATTTTAGGCATCCATTTGGCCTTTGTCTCTGTCAATGATCCAATCGCAAGTATGTTGTTGGCTAATTGCAGCGTCATAGGAGCATTCATAATAGGAATAGGATATTATTCATTGATGTGGGGACAAATCAGAGAGGGCGAAGCACACGACGATCATGACAACAGAAATGGGGATTCTCATGATAACAAGGTACCCTTTTGCAAGATGAGACTCAAGTCTAGAATATCATGCCTGGTATAAGCAAAGGAAACGAAACAATGCTCCTGGCAAGCCTCAAAACGTGAGCTCTTTAGTTTTTGCTTAATGGACATGCCTTGACTGGTGGCTGAATCTTTACGCAATACATGCTGTGATGGTGAGAGAAGGACCGTCCTCCAGCTTAGTTCTACTAGCTATTTCTTGCTTGATTTTGCTTGAGGGACTTGACAGAGGAAACTCATGCCAATCTGGTTCCTCTTGCCAGAAGTCCGAGATAGGTACATTTGGGCAGCGGTCCAGGTTATTGATGGAGAGATGTTTACTCTGTAGCTAACACCTCAATCAGAAATGGTGTGCTTGTATCTTATCATGAGAAACTTTGTAATGTACATTGGTTT contains:
- the LOC139884583 gene encoding WAT1-related protein At1g70260-like; this encodes MRDEMEVTRDGKAMEVARCVVMVIVEGCTIGLTILAKTAMSNGMSPFVFVLYTNALASLILLPYSFVFHRDRTGEAAIAPTLLLRLFFLGLTGITITQYLAFIGLDFSSPILVCAMGHLVPTFSFLLALLLRTTKLDWRSSSIQAKVIGTFISVVGAVFVDLYKGPVVSRSSVSSPDRLQYQQLLIYSSTPEHWAVGGILLAGASLSVCIWNIIQVGTLTQYPQVMKVVSFYSLVGTLQCAVVSFTVERNLSAWKLKLDLKLLLIISTAIFGGVIRPQVQIWCTQAKGPFYVPMFKPFGILYACFFAVCFFANSLHYGSVIGAFIIGIGYYSLMWGQIREGEAHDDHDNRNGDSHDNKGLDRGNSCQSGSSCQKSEIVLSDWPFLFSRKVPGFPSADIHDGFHGMLSIALALIQFSWLFGSLIISLALNETDFEKLSVFGAISSSKYPIPHPVLMKPKVGIGRHEGQVLEDCKGGEGIFGGSKESLIENPSSEYKQRQQGTLILDAHRSAESSSALFY
- the LOC139884582 gene encoding WAT1-related protein At5g40240-like, yielding MDTRLAVPVVGMVMAECAQVGLMIVSKAVMSNGMSNLVFVFYSNAFASLILLPASLIFHRSGRPPLTPSLVLQFFVLGLLGCLAQILGYAGINYSSPTLGSALLNLVPAFTFVLAIIFRLEGLDWSSSSSLAKCAGTIVCIAGAFVVTLYKGPAIVTTSTSSLSNLHNEVFNLHHKLLTPESNWVLGGLFLVADCVMTSSWLIVQASVLKKYPAELIIVFFYCFFVAIQSAAISFFVERKSSAWSLKDNMRLMAVLYSAVFGSAFQVGVSTWCLHRTGPVFVSMFKPLGIVIAAVAGVLFLGDNFYLGSLVGSVAIAVGFYSVMWGKAKEEKKDLVISVGDVKLNKKKVPLLQTIVEEIKYTDTDSAASEPEETISASLLSLIQKSRY